A single Nostoc sp. PCC 7107 DNA region contains:
- the sixA gene encoding phosphohistidine phosphatase SixA produces MELYLIRHGIAQEREVGIKDEERELTKEGRQKTEKVAQRLLKLDLQFDLIVTSPLARARQTAEILIATGLSSQLEESTHLATGGHLSSWLVYWLEPKNYSQNTRLALVGHEPDLSSWAEILLWGEIKGCLVLKKAGMIGVKLPEAGSVVGRSQMFWLTPPKYLL; encoded by the coding sequence GTGGAACTGTATCTGATTCGACATGGCATCGCGCAAGAGAGAGAAGTGGGTATTAAAGATGAAGAACGCGAACTCACCAAAGAAGGAAGGCAAAAAACCGAAAAAGTAGCCCAGCGTCTCCTCAAGTTAGACTTGCAATTTGATTTGATTGTCACCAGCCCTTTAGCCCGCGCCCGCCAAACAGCAGAAATTCTCATCGCTACCGGACTCAGTTCGCAGTTAGAAGAATCTACTCATCTTGCAACTGGCGGTCATCTTTCCAGTTGGTTGGTTTACTGGTTAGAACCCAAAAATTATTCTCAAAATACCCGCCTGGCCTTGGTAGGCCATGAGCCTGATTTGAGTAGTTGGGCAGAAATTCTCCTTTGGGGAGAAATCAAAGGCTGTTTAGTCCTGAAAAAAGCAGGTATGATCGGAGTAAAACTACCAGAAGCAGGCTCTGTTGTGGGTCGTAGTCAAATGTTCTGGTTGACACCCCCCAAATACTTGCTATAG
- a CDS encoding DUF4007 family protein, whose amino-acid sequence MIQTKLNLKSPETPVNPIFANHETFHPRFGWLKKGFDAAKKNSGVFLQDDAPVRLGVGKNMVRAIRYWCSAFKVLDKNNLPTTFGEKLLGNNGWDSYLENPASLWLLHWNLLKPTCEAAAWYYIFNVFRDPDFTKEDILAGLQDYIRSFDKKIADSSFIKDVNCILRMYAAQDFLKDNAPIEDSIDCPFTELGLIRHFGKNYQFKIGAKANLPASVIVATCLEYASWANKDSNTITIRRLLYDEGSPGTVFKLTESILCTAIETVAKEFNGILFENTAGLIQLSLPENPEVLAVEILDKYYSM is encoded by the coding sequence ATGATCCAAACTAAACTAAACTTAAAATCTCCAGAAACTCCTGTAAATCCAATCTTTGCTAACCATGAAACTTTTCACCCTCGTTTTGGCTGGTTAAAAAAAGGATTTGATGCAGCTAAGAAAAATTCAGGTGTTTTCTTACAGGATGATGCTCCTGTGCGCTTGGGTGTTGGTAAAAATATGGTACGTGCTATTCGTTATTGGTGTAGTGCATTCAAAGTTCTAGATAAAAATAATTTACCGACAACATTTGGGGAAAAACTTTTAGGAAATAATGGATGGGACTCTTATTTAGAAAATCCAGCATCATTATGGTTATTACATTGGAATTTGTTAAAGCCAACTTGTGAAGCGGCAGCTTGGTATTATATCTTTAACGTTTTTCGAGATCCAGATTTTACAAAAGAAGATATTTTAGCTGGATTACAAGATTATATCAGAAGTTTTGACAAAAAAATTGCTGATTCTTCTTTTATCAAAGATGTAAATTGTATTTTAAGAATGTATGCAGCCCAGGATTTTCTTAAAGATAATGCGCCCATTGAAGATTCTATTGATTGTCCTTTCACTGAACTTGGTTTAATCCGTCATTTTGGTAAAAATTATCAGTTTAAAATTGGTGCAAAAGCAAATTTACCTGCATCAGTTATAGTTGCTACTTGTTTAGAATATGCTAGTTGGGCAAATAAAGATAGCAATACAATTACTATTCGTCGGTTACTTTATGATGAAGGTAGTCCAGGGACAGTATTTAAACTTACTGAAAGCATTTTATGTACAGCTATTGAGACAGTTGCTAAAGAATTTAATGGGATACTTTTTGAAAATACCGCCGGATTAATTCAGTTATCTTTACCAGAAAATCCAGAGGTATTAGCTGTAGAAATTTTAGATAAATATTATAGTATGTGA